In one Ischnura elegans chromosome 13, ioIscEleg1.1, whole genome shotgun sequence genomic region, the following are encoded:
- the LOC124170348 gene encoding uncharacterized protein LOC124170348: MPYPVNDNCVAAAAEKIPEDWLVACKHTDGLDETVRVHQLVHHKPWHDKDFNPGQKYLIKSKEWSDAKDKYQLFKVYICRIAENEKALNESIQKSRLKWPVLRPTDSDALGSESEVERARLVQPKKVCFLSYYD; the protein is encoded by the exons ATGCCTTATCCAGTAAATGACAACTGTGTTGCTGCTGCAGCTGAAAAAATCCCGGAAGATTGGCTTGTAGCGTGTAAGCACACGGATGGACTGGACGAAACGGTTAGAGTGCATCAACTCGTTCACCACAAGCCGTGGCATGATAAAGACTTTAATCCCGGGCAAAAGTACCTGATAAAGTCGAAGGAGTGGAGTGATGCGAAGGACAAATATCAGCTCTTCAAAGTTTACATTTGTAGAATTGCCG AGAATGAAAAAGCATTGAACGAGAGCATCCAGAAGTCCAGGTTGAAGTGGCCAGTTTTGCGACCGACAGATTCTGATGCTCTTGGGTCTGAGAGTGAAGTAGAGCGAGCAAGATTGGTGCAACCGAAGAAGGTTTGTTTTCTCTCTTATTACGattag
- the LOC124170053 gene encoding uncharacterized protein LOC124170053, translating into MKRYLHDDSPIPRRTAYRRRKEALIAARLHVSPDSETESEHSGSRTEDENGYKNSSSGRLLPVPFPIENEETDLGRNLSDGHSTTSLIDVGNTSEASQCGESDHDSQSGRDIYENISNDEGNELLYEDVERGLNSPPPLNEDMPREANQFRGVPLCPCTTTTEGDTFLMCLLLGIRHGVTRAHVFALLNTAGAPYYLGDPEKSYVMNQRLMQIRPPRSITRTPRELTHIKKYTADEPLLFIKDITGKRYSFHVECNQCVLIGKSTTHRLSAEDLECLRILGVDFLEETVYSYSRMLHRKVRLTTKGYSEGKKNDDSWVWYQ; encoded by the exons atgaaacgaTATTTGCATGACGATTCCCCTATCCCAAGACGTACAGCTTATCGTCGCCGTAAGGAAGCACTTATAGCTGCGAGGCTGCATGTG AGCCCTGACAGCGAAACGGAGTCTGAGCACAGCGGCAGTCGGACGGAGGATGAGAAC GGCTATAAAAATTCCAGTTCTGGCAGGCTACTCCCGGTGCCCTTTCCTATCGAAAATGAAGAGACGGATCTGGGTAGAAATTTATCCGACGGCCATAGTACAACTTCCCTTATAGACGTGGGGAACACGAGCG AGGCATCTCAGTGTGGAGAGAGTGATCATGATAGTCAGAGTGGGCGTGATATTTATGAGAACATATCTAATGACGAGGGCAATGAACTACTGTATGAGGATGTTGAGAGAGGCCTCAATTCTCCTCCTCCTCTAAATGAAGACATGCCTCGTGAAGCCAACCAATTTCGGGGTGTCCCTCTTTGTCCATGCACTACTACTACCGAAGGAGATACTTTCCTGATGTGTTTGCTCCTTGGTATACGTCATG GAGTCACTCGTGCTCATGTATTTGCACTCCTCAACACAGCTGGTGCTCCATATTACTTAGGTGATCCAGAGAAAAGTTATGTGATGAACCAGCGTCTAATGCAGATCAGGCCTCCAAGATCAATAACAAGAACACCCAGGGAACTTACgcacataaaaaaatacacagcTG ATGAGCCTCTACTTTTTATTAAAGACATCACTGGAAAGAGGTATTCATTCCACGTAGAGTGCAATCAATGTGTTCTGATTGGGAAATCAACAACTCATCGTTTGAGTGCAGAGGACTTGGAGTGCCTAAGAATACTAGGTGTTGATTTCTTGGAGGAGACTGTTTACAGTTATAGTAGAATGCTGCACAGGAAGGTGCGCCTAACAACGAAGGGTTATTctgagggaaagaaaaatgacGATTCCTGG GTGTGGTACCAATAA